The following DNA comes from Candidatus Margulisiibacteriota bacterium.
GTATCATAGTGTTGCCCAGAATGAACCAAGATATGATTCCATGCATTGGTTTTATATACTTCAGACGCTATAATGGCTTCTTTTATAAATTGAGGGCGTGCCCCTACGAGTGAAATGATTTTATTTTTTAGCATTATTTCTACCTATCCCATAATAAGTGAATCCCAATTTTTCGAGGAATTGGGGATCATATTGATTTCGCCCATCAAAAATAATCGGTTCTTTAAGATTGTTTTTGATTTTGTCAAAATTAGGTTTTCTAAATAGTGGCCATTCAGTTAATAGTAAGAGAGCATTAGCTCCTCTTAAAACTTCATAATTGTCTTTGAAATATGTAATTTGCTTGTTTATTCCTAGATACTTTGCCACATTCTCATTTGCTATAGGATCAAAAGCCTGTATGGAAGCTCCTTTGTTTATTAATTCTTGAATTATAACCAAGGAGGGAGCTTCGCGAATATCATCTGTATGTGGTTTAAAACTTAATCCCCATATTGCAAATGTTAATCCCTCTATGTTACCGTTATAATGCTTGTCAATGAGATATGGAAGATATGCTTTTTGTTTGGTATTGGCTTTTTCCACACTTTTTAAAATAGATAAATTTATTTGCATTTGTTCTGCAGTATGAATTAAAGCTTTGACATCTTTAGGGAAACATGACCCGCCGTAACCTATGCCAGCATAAAGGAATGAACTACCTATCCTTGTGTCTGACCCTACTCCCTTTCGTACTTGTTCAATATCTGCTCCTACTTTTTCACAAAGGTGAGAAAGCTCATTCATAAAGCTGATTCTTGTGGCAAGCATGGAGTTAGCGGCATATTTCGTTAGTTCTGCTGAAGAGATACTCATTACGACAAAACGTTCATTTCTCATTACGAAAGGGCTTAATAACTCTTTTATCTTTTGTAGTGCATCTCCGTTTTCGTTTATTCCGATGACTATTCTATCTGGTCGTTGAAAATCATTAACCGCAGAACCTTCTTTTAAAAATTCTGGACAAA
Coding sequences within:
- a CDS encoding UDP-glucose/GDP-mannose dehydrogenase family protein; its protein translation is MKVSVIGTGYVGLVTGTCLAENGHDVCCVDIDSKRIKMLNKGILPVYEPGLEEIFIRNFTQKRLHFTCEIKEGILRGDFILITVGTPSNGDGSAYLKSVFKVARDIGNYMNSSKIIIIKSTVPVGTTHKVKKIIDECLTRRNVSIPFNIAFCPEFLKEGSAVNDFQRPDRIVIGINENGDALQKIKELLSPFVMRNERFVVMSISSAELTKYAANSMLATRISFMNELSHLCEKVGADIEQVRKGVGSDTRIGSSFLYAGIGYGGSCFPKDVKALIHTAEQMQINLSILKSVEKANTKQKAYLPYLIDKHYNGNIEGLTFAIWGLSFKPHTDDIREAPSLVIIQELINKGASIQAFDPIANENVAKYLGINKQITYFKDNYEVLRGANALLLLTEWPLFRKPNFDKIKNNLKEPIIFDGRNQYDPQFLEKLGFTYYGIGRNNAKK